The Bacteroidales bacterium WCE2008 genome includes a region encoding these proteins:
- a CDS encoding mannonate dehydratase has translation MEKTWRWFGKKDKITLAQLRQIGVEGIVTALHDVPLGEVWTREKIRDLREYIESFGMRWSVVESLPVVETIKYGGPDRDHQIEVYKESLRNLAAEGIHCICYNFMPVLDWARTDLQHSNPNGATNLYFNYAEFAYFDIYILKRARAREEWAQFRFPEGVGEGRNVLAEADELAKNMTPEKEHQLVETIIIKTQGFVSGNFSENDEAPIQKFRDFLELYKGIDKAQLRANMKYFLEAIMPVCDECDMNMCVHPDDPPIEVLGLPRIVRTEEDIKWFLDAVPNKHNGLTFCAGSLSAGAYNNVVDLAKKFASRTHFVHLRSCHIFPNGDFTEASHLGGRADLIELVRIFEKENPNLPMRVDHGLTFTDKPGGIFDEQSHGHNAGYTLLGRMFAMGQVQGIIATVDRELGIEYKQPGFFD, from the coding sequence ATGGAAAAAACATGGAGATGGTTCGGCAAGAAAGACAAGATAACTCTTGCCCAGCTTAGGCAAATCGGAGTGGAGGGTATCGTCACCGCCCTTCACGACGTGCCTCTAGGTGAAGTATGGACACGGGAGAAGATCCGTGACCTCCGCGAGTATATCGAGAGTTTCGGAATGCGCTGGAGCGTAGTGGAGTCCCTTCCGGTAGTGGAAACAATTAAATATGGCGGTCCGGACAGAGACCACCAGATTGAGGTCTATAAGGAAAGTCTGCGTAATCTTGCGGCAGAAGGCATCCACTGCATCTGCTACAACTTCATGCCTGTACTCGACTGGGCCCGTACAGACCTGCAGCACAGCAATCCAAACGGCGCCACAAACCTCTATTTCAATTATGCAGAATTTGCATACTTCGATATTTATATCCTGAAGCGTGCACGTGCACGGGAAGAATGGGCGCAGTTCCGCTTCCCTGAAGGGGTGGGCGAGGGCCGTAACGTACTTGCAGAGGCCGACGAACTTGCCAAGAACATGACTCCGGAGAAGGAGCATCAGCTCGTCGAGACGATCATCATCAAGACCCAGGGCTTCGTTTCAGGCAACTTCAGCGAGAACGACGAGGCTCCGATCCAGAAGTTCCGCGACTTCCTCGAGCTCTACAAAGGCATCGACAAGGCGCAGCTCCGCGCCAACATGAAATACTTCCTCGAAGCTATCATGCCGGTCTGCGACGAATGCGACATGAACATGTGCGTGCATCCTGACGATCCGCCTATCGAGGTCCTCGGACTTCCGCGCATCGTCCGCACCGAGGAGGACATCAAATGGTTCCTCGACGCCGTTCCGAACAAGCATAACGGCCTGACCTTCTGCGCCGGCTCGCTCTCCGCAGGGGCCTATAACAATGTGGTCGATCTCGCGAAGAAGTTCGCTTCCAGGACTCATTTTGTCCATCTCCGCAGCTGCCACATATTCCCTAACGGCGACTTTACCGAGGCGTCCCATCTCGGCGGCCGCGCAGACCTGATCGAGCTAGTGCGCATTTTCGAGAAAGAGAATCCGAATCTCCCGATGCGCGTTGACCATGGTCTGACTTTCACCGACAAGCCGGGCGGCATCTTCGACGAGCAGAGCCATGGCCACAATGCCGGCTACACCCTTCTCGGACGTATGTTCGCAATGGGTCAGGTGCAGGGAATAATCGCCACTGTCGACCGTGAGCTGGGTATCGAGTACAAACAACCGGGATTTTTCGACTAA
- a CDS encoding Signal transduction histidine kinase — MKHYKLFTFLSFLTLATVGNAQMARFYTSEYGLPNSQINDLTQDSKGFIWVSTENGLARFDGRSFTTFRFDPSRTDALASNLVMTIKEDSHGVFWTGTSAGLQVFDPDYNTFSKFDLGDLSVPNSSQYVTGIIEVPTVTGSEIWVSTSQHGVYVIDAKTHKLVSEKRNTLNSNLPTTYINGIFLDSSGRVWMSNEDVGGIFVVDSRTGVLLSDTFWTPETSSLSKIVVAQDYAEDPSTGNIIIGTFNCGILIFDAETGKIRASKDRYASTCRVQCLLRDSSIQRAGDHSFLVGVENRGILVYDLETDTSHSLSLANIPYDISTWKVHALFEDVQGNIWVGAFQTGLMVIPKSMYGFEYVSTSTDSRFGGNSSCVTSVLRDPYNGDLWVGTDGGGIVQITPDGRKYSYTAANSALSNNSVMSLAMDNSGTLWIATYLDGLFVRPRGGEIHRATNANHLGSVRTESLAYDSRNNVLYVGTHGNGFSIIDPTDGRVIRTISEIMNKWVSALFIDSDGMLWVGTYNGLLCYNSNVGQLISYNVGPAGVRARIYCFCEGTGGVMWIGTGEGLIYFDRARNDLRLYTETEGLSNNVVNAIRESSDGNLWISTSYGLSRLIPSSGRFTRYFSYDGLQENEFHHGASFVDEDGKIYFGGINGITAFYPKMVDQKAHDLPPLYFTSLTAMNKEIEFDASAEHNILDKHITEATSITLPYRTNTFSLGFAVLEYTNPRKVQYMYKLNHSDPEWHHTSQANALATYTNLPSGRYELQVRAYLEDEEDEFSTRSIKIRILPPWYETFWAYLLYILLLLSGFYLIHRLVVARRKRIHEKEQSEIRDLKLQMFTNISHEIRSPLTLVMSPLKKMRESETDPKQKSLYNLMYRNSLRILRIVNQLMDIRKIDDGQMQMHFLETDIIYFIKEIMHSFDNLAMTRNIDYSITSSTDVLNLWVDQGNFDKIIFNIISNAFKYTKDGGKIEVIVSDTVRNNGELPSNIAEFVKIRITNTDSHIDEKNLERVFERFFQSDVLDAKGGSGVGLSLAKMLIDLHHGKISASNTETGVCFTVLLPAGKDHLSAEELSLTSHHKDLYTKQMNIEEFTDTTEDISYHSETESLDKAVKSRKTIIIVDDDDELRDYLRMELRGQYNVQAYANGRSAWGEISTTVPDVVITDLLMEPMDGEELCTKIKHNPGTNHIPVIILTSQNDEASVQRCLDCGADRFFTKPISMDLLRSAIANAISNSDTIRSKYSNEVDYKYDELKVNSSKSLVERVIEAIKTNIDKPEFGVEDLSREIGMSRVHMNRKLKEAIGQSPSGLIRSIRLKQAAYLLINDKVNISEVAYRVGFSTHSYFSSSFRDYFGMTPKEFVDKYQDCHDEETLKKLFQ; from the coding sequence ATGAAACACTACAAACTATTCACTTTTCTGTCATTTTTGACACTAGCTACAGTCGGAAATGCACAGATGGCGAGATTTTATACTTCCGAATACGGACTGCCTAACTCTCAGATCAATGACCTTACTCAGGACAGTAAAGGGTTCATATGGGTATCCACCGAGAACGGACTCGCCAGATTCGACGGCCGAAGCTTTACCACATTCCGTTTCGATCCATCGCGCACTGACGCCCTCGCCAGCAACCTCGTGATGACCATCAAAGAGGACAGCCACGGAGTATTCTGGACTGGAACCTCCGCAGGCCTCCAGGTCTTCGATCCGGACTACAACACATTCAGCAAATTTGATCTCGGCGACCTCTCCGTCCCGAACTCTTCGCAATATGTTACAGGAATCATAGAAGTCCCGACCGTGACCGGCTCGGAAATCTGGGTCTCCACATCGCAGCACGGAGTCTACGTGATCGATGCCAAGACGCATAAACTCGTATCCGAGAAGCGAAATACTCTCAACTCGAACCTTCCTACGACATATATCAACGGCATTTTTCTCGATTCTTCTGGAAGAGTATGGATGTCGAACGAGGACGTAGGCGGCATTTTTGTCGTCGACAGCCGGACCGGAGTGCTCCTTTCGGACACTTTCTGGACTCCTGAGACCTCGTCTCTCTCCAAAATCGTAGTAGCCCAGGATTATGCCGAGGATCCCAGCACAGGTAATATTATTATAGGTACATTCAACTGCGGAATCCTGATCTTCGATGCCGAGACCGGCAAGATCCGGGCATCGAAAGACCGCTACGCCTCGACCTGCCGTGTCCAGTGCCTACTGCGAGACAGCTCTATCCAGCGCGCCGGAGACCATTCTTTCCTCGTCGGAGTAGAAAACCGCGGCATCCTTGTATATGATCTCGAGACCGATACCAGCCACAGCCTCAGTCTCGCCAATATCCCGTACGACATCTCTACCTGGAAAGTGCATGCCCTCTTTGAGGACGTCCAGGGGAATATATGGGTAGGCGCCTTCCAAACCGGACTCATGGTGATCCCTAAATCCATGTACGGTTTCGAGTATGTCTCCACCAGCACCGACTCCCGTTTCGGCGGCAACAGCTCTTGCGTGACTTCGGTGCTCCGCGACCCTTACAACGGCGACCTCTGGGTCGGCACTGATGGCGGCGGCATAGTCCAGATTACTCCTGACGGCCGGAAATACAGCTACACGGCTGCCAACTCCGCCCTGAGCAACAACTCGGTCATGTCTCTGGCCATGGACAACAGCGGCACTCTCTGGATCGCCACTTATCTCGACGGCCTCTTCGTCCGTCCACGCGGCGGCGAAATCCACAGGGCGACCAATGCGAACCATCTCGGCTCGGTGCGTACCGAGAGCCTCGCCTATGATTCCAGGAACAACGTCCTCTACGTCGGTACCCATGGCAACGGCTTCAGCATAATCGACCCGACCGACGGTCGCGTCATCCGGACAATCTCCGAAATCATGAACAAATGGGTCAGCGCCCTGTTCATAGACAGCGACGGCATGCTCTGGGTGGGAACATACAACGGCCTGCTCTGCTACAACAGCAACGTCGGCCAGCTGATCAGCTACAACGTCGGTCCGGCAGGAGTCCGCGCCCGCATCTACTGCTTCTGCGAAGGCACCGGCGGAGTCATGTGGATAGGCACCGGCGAGGGACTGATCTATTTCGACCGCGCCCGCAACGACCTGCGCCTCTATACCGAGACCGAAGGCCTATCCAACAACGTCGTCAACGCCATCAGGGAAAGTTCTGACGGAAATCTCTGGATCTCGACCTCATACGGCCTCTCCCGCCTGATCCCGTCCTCCGGAAGATTCACCCGCTATTTCTCATACGACGGCCTCCAGGAGAACGAATTCCACCACGGGGCATCCTTCGTAGACGAAGACGGCAAGATCTATTTCGGCGGCATCAACGGAATCACCGCCTTCTACCCTAAGATGGTCGACCAGAAGGCTCATGACCTCCCGCCTCTCTATTTCACCAGCCTCACGGCGATGAACAAAGAGATCGAGTTCGATGCGTCGGCAGAGCATAATATCCTCGACAAGCATATCACCGAAGCCACCAGCATAACCCTTCCGTACCGTACCAACACCTTCTCCCTCGGATTCGCCGTCCTCGAGTACACCAACCCGCGCAAGGTGCAGTACATGTATAAGCTGAACCACTCCGACCCGGAATGGCACCACACTTCGCAGGCCAATGCACTGGCTACATATACCAATCTCCCGAGCGGACGCTACGAGCTTCAGGTCCGTGCCTACCTCGAAGACGAGGAGGACGAATTCTCCACAAGGAGCATAAAAATCAGGATTCTGCCGCCGTGGTACGAGACCTTCTGGGCCTATCTGCTCTATATACTGCTGCTTCTGTCGGGCTTCTATCTGATCCACAGGCTGGTCGTCGCCCGCCGCAAGCGCATCCATGAAAAAGAACAGTCCGAGATCCGCGACCTCAAGCTTCAGATGTTCACCAACATCTCGCATGAAATCCGTTCTCCGCTTACTCTGGTGATGTCTCCGCTTAAGAAAATGCGCGAGTCCGAGACGGATCCGAAACAGAAGTCGCTCTACAACCTGATGTACCGCAACTCCCTGCGAATCCTGCGCATCGTCAACCAGCTTATGGACATACGAAAGATCGACGACGGGCAGATGCAGATGCACTTCCTCGAGACAGACATAATCTACTTCATCAAGGAGATCATGCACTCCTTCGACAACCTGGCGATGACGCGCAATATCGACTATTCGATAACCTCGTCCACCGATGTGCTCAACCTTTGGGTCGACCAGGGCAACTTCGACAAGATTATCTTCAACATAATCTCCAACGCCTTCAAATACACAAAGGACGGAGGCAAGATCGAGGTGATCGTGTCGGATACAGTCCGCAACAACGGCGAGCTCCCGTCCAACATCGCCGAGTTCGTCAAGATCCGGATTACCAATACCGACAGCCATATCGATGAAAAGAACCTGGAAAGAGTCTTCGAGCGATTCTTCCAGTCCGACGTCCTCGACGCAAAGGGCGGTTCCGGAGTGGGCCTCAGCCTGGCGAAGATGCTCATAGACCTGCACCACGGCAAGATCAGCGCCTCCAACACCGAAACCGGCGTCTGCTTCACGGTTCTTCTCCCGGCCGGCAAGGACCATCTCTCCGCCGAGGAGCTTAGTCTGACGTCTCATCATAAAGACCTCTATACCAAGCAGATGAATATCGAGGAATTTACCGATACTACCGAAGATATAAGCTACCACAGCGAGACGGAAAGTCTGGACAAGGCAGTCAAGTCCCGCAAGACAATCATAATCGTCGACGACGATGACGAGCTCCGCGACTATCTGCGCATGGAACTGCGGGGCCAGTACAACGTCCAGGCCTATGCCAACGGCCGCTCCGCCTGGGGCGAGATCTCGACGACAGTCCCTGACGTTGTCATTACCGACCTTCTCATGGAACCGATGGACGGCGAGGAACTGTGTACTAAGATCAAGCATAATCCTGGCACTAATCATATTCCGGTGATCATACTTACGTCGCAGAACGACGAGGCCAGCGTCCAGCGCTGTCTGGACTGCGGAGCCGACCGCTTCTTCACCAAACCGATATCTATGGACCTGCTCCGGAGCGCTATCGCAAATGCTATCTCCAACAGCGATACAATCCGCAGCAAATACTCCAACGAGGTCGACTACAAGTATGATGAACTCAAGGTCAACTCATCGAAATCCCTTGTGGAGCGCGTGATCGAGGCGATCAAGACGAATATCGACAAGCCGGAATTCGGAGTCGAGGACCTCAGCCGCGAAATCGGCATGAGCCGCGTCCATATGAACAGAAAACTGAAAGAAGCGATAGGGCAGTCGCCAAGCGGGCTGATCCGTTCGATCCGCCTGAAGCAGGCCGCCTATCTGCTTATCAATGATAAGGTTAATATTTCCGAGGTGGCCTATCGTGTGGGCTTCTCGACGCACTCATATTTCTCGAGCTCCTTCCGTGATTATTTCGGAATGACTCCGAAAGAGTTTGTCGACAAGTACCAGGATTGCCACGACGAGGAGACGCTCAAGAAGCTTTTCCAATAG
- a CDS encoding xylulokinase codes for MYSLGIDVGSSSVKVSLLDIEGGVCLASSTNPKVEMPISAPQKGFAEQDPEMWWKYICEGIKDIAGKCSMSKVASIGITYQMHGLVAVDKDIKPLRDAIIWCDSRAVGIGAEALEGIGYDKCMSHLLNSPGNFTASKLAWVKRNQPELYAKIYKFMLPGDYVAYKLSGEVATTETGLSEQILWDFKEARRADFVAAYYGIDTALIPEIAPSIGVAAKTNAATAALLGIPEGTPISYRAGDQPNNAFSLNVLRPGEIAATGGTSGVVYGVTDVPKADSASRVNTFLHVNNKADAPRLGVLLCINGTGILNSWIHRNVTPNLGYAEMNDLAMTAPVGCDGLTILPFGNGAERVLENRNIGARMCGIDLVRHSQAHILRATQEGIAFSFRYGIDIMKNLGLKPDVIRAGKANLFLSPLFRSTLATLCDSRIELFDTDGALGAARGAALGAGFYKNAEEAFASLKKVDEVAPEATWKAPLEEAFAKWKETI; via the coding sequence ATGTACTCATTAGGAATTGACGTAGGATCGTCATCAGTCAAGGTTTCACTCCTCGATATCGAAGGAGGAGTCTGCCTCGCCTCATCAACCAACCCTAAGGTTGAGATGCCTATCTCGGCACCGCAGAAAGGTTTTGCCGAGCAGGATCCGGAGATGTGGTGGAAATATATCTGCGAAGGCATAAAGGATATCGCAGGCAAATGCAGCATGAGCAAGGTCGCTTCTATCGGTATCACTTACCAGATGCATGGCCTCGTTGCAGTCGACAAGGATATCAAGCCTCTCCGCGATGCAATAATCTGGTGCGACTCACGCGCCGTAGGTATAGGAGCTGAAGCCCTCGAGGGCATCGGTTACGACAAATGCATGAGCCATCTGCTCAATTCCCCGGGCAACTTTACCGCTTCCAAACTCGCATGGGTGAAGCGTAATCAGCCTGAGCTGTACGCCAAGATCTATAAGTTCATGCTTCCGGGCGACTATGTTGCCTATAAGCTTTCAGGTGAGGTCGCAACGACTGAGACCGGTCTTTCAGAGCAGATTCTCTGGGACTTCAAGGAGGCTCGCCGTGCTGACTTTGTCGCAGCTTACTACGGTATCGATACAGCCCTCATCCCTGAGATTGCTCCGTCTATCGGCGTCGCCGCAAAGACAAATGCGGCTACAGCCGCCCTTCTCGGCATTCCGGAAGGTACTCCTATCTCATACCGCGCCGGCGACCAGCCAAACAATGCTTTCTCCCTCAACGTTCTCCGTCCTGGCGAGATTGCAGCTACCGGCGGTACCAGCGGCGTTGTCTATGGAGTGACAGATGTGCCTAAGGCTGACTCGGCTTCCCGTGTCAACACCTTCCTTCATGTCAACAACAAGGCTGACGCCCCTCGTCTTGGCGTTCTCCTCTGCATCAATGGTACAGGTATCCTGAACTCATGGATCCATAGAAACGTAACTCCGAATCTCGGATACGCGGAGATGAATGACCTTGCCATGACAGCCCCTGTAGGCTGCGACGGTCTTACCATCCTGCCGTTCGGAAACGGAGCCGAAAGAGTCCTCGAGAATCGCAATATCGGCGCGCGCATGTGCGGCATAGACCTTGTAAGACATTCTCAGGCTCATATACTTAGAGCTACTCAGGAAGGCATCGCCTTCTCGTTCAGGTACGGAATCGACATAATGAAGAATCTCGGTCTGAAACCTGACGTGATCAGGGCTGGAAAGGCTAACCTGTTCCTCAGCCCTCTGTTCCGCAGCACCCTCGCAACTCTCTGCGATTCCCGCATCGAGCTGTTCGATACTGACGGAGCGCTCGGAGCCGCACGTGGCGCAGCCCTCGGAGCCGGCTTCTACAAGAATGCCGAAGAAGCTTTCGCTTCCCTCAAGAAGGTTGACGAGGTTGCTCCTGAGGCTACATGGAAGGCTCCTCTCGAGGAGGCTTTCGCAAAATGGAAAGAAACAATTTAA
- a CDS encoding fructuronate reductase, which produces MKLNDILGGQFNPAEWEAKGYQLPKFDIKAVREKTAKEPTWVHFGGGNIFRAFPAAILNDALNTGKYDRGVIVAETFDFEVIDKAYTPYNNLSLLVSLQSTGTIEKKVIASVTEALKADPQFKDWDRLVEIFRNPSLQMISFTITEKGYSFNEADLARGLKPVFAMGKVCSLLYERWQAGKLPLTVQSMDNCSHNGDKVKAGVFAYAERWVKDGLVPAEFLTYLKDESKITFPWSMIDKITPRPHEKVKEMLAQDGFEDNNYIETEKHTFTAPFVNSEEVQYLVIEDSYTNGRPPLDLGGALYTTREIVDKVETMKVTTCLNPLHTAMALYGCMLGYTLISAEMADEDIRAFIQKIGYIEAMPVVVDPGVLNPYEFIGAVINRRLPNPFMPDAPQRIACDTSQKLPIRFGETLKKYVARGLDKSNLVLIPLTLAGYARYLKGIKDDGTPFEPSPDPLLEELQAIVAPLEIGKPDQDWSPLRKLYSRKDIFAVDLYEIGLGEQIEGYVKELFAGPGAVRKTLHKYVTKR; this is translated from the coding sequence ATGAAACTTAACGATATACTGGGCGGGCAGTTCAATCCCGCAGAGTGGGAGGCCAAGGGCTACCAGCTTCCTAAGTTCGATATAAAGGCAGTCCGTGAAAAGACTGCAAAAGAGCCTACATGGGTCCACTTCGGCGGCGGGAATATCTTCCGTGCCTTTCCGGCAGCCATACTTAACGATGCCCTCAATACTGGGAAATATGACAGGGGAGTGATTGTCGCCGAGACTTTCGATTTCGAGGTGATTGACAAGGCCTATACCCCTTATAATAATCTGTCGCTTCTGGTCAGCCTCCAGTCCACCGGAACCATCGAGAAGAAGGTCATCGCTTCGGTCACAGAGGCCCTGAAGGCCGATCCTCAGTTCAAGGACTGGGACCGTCTCGTCGAGATTTTCCGCAATCCGAGCCTCCAGATGATCTCATTTACGATTACCGAGAAAGGATATTCGTTCAACGAGGCGGATCTGGCCCGCGGACTTAAGCCTGTCTTCGCAATGGGTAAGGTATGCTCTCTGCTCTATGAGCGCTGGCAGGCCGGAAAGCTTCCTCTGACCGTACAGTCGATGGACAACTGTTCCCACAATGGAGACAAAGTCAAGGCAGGAGTCTTCGCATACGCTGAAAGATGGGTAAAAGACGGTCTCGTGCCGGCAGAATTCCTGACATATCTGAAAGATGAGTCCAAGATTACGTTCCCATGGTCGATGATCGACAAGATTACTCCGCGGCCTCATGAAAAAGTCAAGGAGATGCTCGCCCAGGACGGATTCGAGGACAACAATTATATCGAGACCGAGAAACATACATTCACCGCGCCGTTCGTCAACTCCGAGGAGGTGCAGTATCTCGTAATCGAGGACAGCTACACCAACGGCCGTCCGCCGCTTGATCTCGGAGGCGCCCTCTATACGACCAGAGAGATCGTGGACAAGGTCGAGACCATGAAAGTCACCACCTGTCTCAACCCTCTGCACACTGCCATGGCCCTCTACGGATGTATGCTCGGCTATACTCTCATCAGCGCCGAGATGGCTGACGAAGATATCCGCGCCTTTATCCAGAAGATCGGTTATATCGAGGCCATGCCGGTAGTAGTGGATCCGGGCGTGCTGAACCCATACGAATTCATCGGCGCCGTGATCAACCGTCGTCTCCCTAATCCGTTCATGCCTGACGCTCCTCAGCGTATTGCCTGCGACACATCCCAGAAACTTCCTATCCGTTTCGGAGAGACTCTCAAGAAGTACGTCGCACGGGGGCTCGACAAGTCTAATCTCGTGCTTATTCCGCTTACTCTCGCCGGATACGCGCGTTATCTTAAAGGTATAAAGGATGACGGTACTCCATTCGAGCCTTCTCCTGACCCGCTTCTCGAAGAACTGCAGGCAATCGTAGCTCCTCTCGAGATCGGAAAACCTGACCAGGACTGGAGCCCTCTCCGCAAGCTTTATAGCCGCAAGGATATATTTGCAGTCGACCTTTATGAGATCGGTCTCGGCGAGCAGATCGAGGGGTACGTAAAGGAACTCTTCGCCGGTCCTGGCGCAGTCCGCAAGACTCTCCATAAATACGTGA
- a CDS encoding Carbohydrate binding domain-containing protein — MAALVAGIWSCSKTGKDEPKPTPTPPQPPAPTEKVLDYSKASLKELAAKQGIKLGVAMTYGEYRQNPAIAGLLEREFSSVTFGNEMKHDCIVGADGKCNFSTADAMVSYASKAGVDLFGHTLGWHSQQQNDYLDKLISKARPDNSSSLLQANWNFEEGTLDGYVANGFGLTSSYYEVFAGDYAAKAESEASLGFKVSLAEGKTYELSFWAMSEASDRSVKASSGNQETTASLTSKWTKYSTSFTAAADGEAEFTLEAAAGACIDNIRVVLAGGQSAPVGKFYSSSLLEGELADDAIGFAYKSWVYAMIEHFDAYGWDVVNETFSDAYPSGFRDKSNTDLSGYHKFLWGQYFGSQKDFVDKAFAYAKDALAKYGKEAVLYINDYNLEYSDSKLGAYCDYAKNNPDVTGVGTQMHLDLQLPNLESKIDNMLRMLTGTGKLVRISELDIKAGSSKLKEQAELYKYIFQKYIEIVPEAQRGGITFWGFNDKDSWVGESNHPLLWSGKNYAKKPAYDAIYIYLCELAGIDPYKASE; from the coding sequence ATGGCGGCCCTTGTGGCAGGTATCTGGTCCTGCAGCAAGACCGGAAAGGACGAGCCGAAACCGACTCCGACTCCGCCACAGCCCCCTGCTCCGACGGAGAAGGTTCTCGATTATTCGAAAGCCTCCCTGAAGGAACTTGCCGCGAAACAGGGGATCAAGCTGGGAGTCGCGATGACATACGGCGAATACCGCCAGAATCCGGCGATTGCCGGGCTTCTCGAGAGAGAGTTCAGCAGCGTGACTTTCGGTAACGAGATGAAGCATGACTGCATCGTGGGGGCTGACGGAAAATGCAATTTCTCCACTGCCGACGCCATGGTCTCTTACGCAAGTAAGGCAGGTGTCGATCTTTTCGGCCACACTCTCGGCTGGCATTCGCAGCAGCAGAACGATTATCTCGACAAACTTATAAGCAAAGCCCGTCCGGACAACAGTTCTTCCCTGCTCCAGGCCAACTGGAACTTTGAGGAAGGGACTCTTGACGGATATGTAGCAAACGGTTTCGGACTTACCAGCTCATATTACGAAGTTTTCGCCGGAGATTATGCCGCAAAGGCCGAATCCGAGGCCAGTCTCGGATTCAAAGTTTCTCTCGCGGAGGGCAAGACTTATGAACTCTCGTTCTGGGCCATGAGCGAAGCTTCCGACCGTTCAGTCAAGGCATCATCAGGGAATCAGGAAACTACTGCTTCCCTCACCTCTAAATGGACTAAATATTCAACTTCCTTTACTGCCGCTGCCGACGGAGAGGCTGAATTCACACTCGAGGCTGCGGCCGGAGCATGTATCGATAACATAAGGGTCGTCTTGGCCGGCGGTCAGAGCGCGCCTGTCGGAAAGTTCTACAGCAGTTCTTTGCTTGAGGGCGAGCTTGCAGACGACGCAATCGGCTTCGCGTACAAGAGCTGGGTGTATGCCATGATCGAGCATTTCGACGCATACGGCTGGGATGTGGTCAACGAGACATTCTCGGACGCTTATCCGAGCGGTTTCCGTGACAAGAGCAATACAGACCTCTCGGGATACCACAAATTTTTGTGGGGACAGTATTTCGGCAGCCAGAAGGATTTCGTGGACAAGGCATTCGCCTATGCCAAAGATGCCCTTGCGAAGTACGGCAAGGAGGCTGTACTTTATATAAATGACTATAACCTGGAATACAGCGATTCAAAACTCGGCGCTTACTGCGACTACGCCAAGAACAACCCTGACGTAACCGGAGTCGGCACCCAGATGCATCTCGACCTGCAGCTTCCTAACCTTGAAAGCAAGATCGACAACATGCTCAGGATGCTGACAGGTACCGGAAAGCTGGTGCGTATCTCGGAACTTGACATCAAGGCTGGCAGCTCAAAACTGAAAGAGCAGGCTGAACTTTACAAATATATCTTCCAGAAGTATATAGAGATAGTGCCTGAGGCACAGCGCGGCGGAATCACGTTCTGGGGATTCAACGATAAAGACTCCTGGGTTGGAGAAAGCAATCACCCTCTGCTTTGGAGCGGGAAGAATTACGCCAAGAAGCCGGCTTACGATGCAATTTACATTTACCTTTGTGAGCTGGCGGGCATAGATCCCTACAAGGCTTCAGAATAA